In Bacteriovorax stolpii, a single genomic region encodes these proteins:
- a CDS encoding nucleotide exchange factor GrpE has product MTENTNDTNSEEILNADGNEATTENVESIGAANAKAGEDFKAKYYYLAAEFENTRKRFEREKENLLKYGSEKILSNLINVVDNFDLTVAALKNDNDDKVQNIVKGIEMIRTQFLDVLKQNGLTQVESMGKVFDPNFHEAVAQAPAPGKEDQEVITEYQKGYVLNGRLLRAAKVVVANNA; this is encoded by the coding sequence ATGACGGAAAACACGAACGACACAAACAGCGAAGAGATTTTAAACGCTGATGGAAATGAAGCCACGACAGAAAACGTAGAAAGCATTGGGGCTGCTAACGCGAAAGCGGGAGAAGATTTCAAAGCGAAGTACTATTATCTGGCAGCTGAATTTGAAAACACGAGAAAGAGATTTGAACGTGAGAAAGAAAACCTTCTGAAATACGGAAGCGAGAAAATTCTTTCTAACCTGATCAACGTTGTGGATAACTTCGATTTAACAGTGGCAGCACTTAAAAATGATAACGATGATAAAGTTCAAAATATAGTGAAAGGGATTGAAATGATCCGCACGCAATTTTTAGACGTACTAAAACAAAACGGACTAACTCAGGTTGAGTCTATGGGAAAAGTCTTTGACCCTAATTTCCACGAAGCAGTAGCACAAGCTCCAGCTCCAGGGAAAGAAGACCAGGAAGTCATCACTGAGTATCAAAAAGGATATGTGTTAAATGGAAGGCTCTTAAGGGCCGCAAAAGTAGTAGTTGCAAATAACGCGTAA
- a CDS encoding DegT/DnrJ/EryC1/StrS family aminotransferase → MINIYSVPHLKTNLSHLHKYFNEADMLGGVKSRHVMKLEEKFSKGGKQAVAVNHCTSGLKIALSKYKPTTVVVPVVVFFGVIGAILEAGHDYILAPVDQYGNIDKSVLKNIPDNYIVMNVHMNSRVSDLRDFSHLTIIDDAASAFGGKFKDGKDLIYDAPYDSVISFSYGKPLTAGEGGIVFTTNNTEFYKEKRYCGITNLTGTYGISDYEINEITTKAPFNALGAALVSLQLEKFNEDTEKRKALSLEFDKLAAFNQIKSDLNGVCLTYFMRFATNAQREAAKEYFNNNGIQCYLNHKPLYMYNAFKDAKMMEGTRESAEDYFSKALHITSRSDLKVEEIEHIKAHLSSLSRIIA, encoded by the coding sequence ATGATTAATATTTATTCAGTTCCACATTTAAAAACGAACCTGTCTCATCTTCATAAGTATTTTAATGAAGCGGATATGCTCGGCGGCGTGAAAAGCCGTCATGTGATGAAGTTGGAAGAAAAGTTTTCTAAAGGGGGAAAACAGGCCGTGGCAGTTAACCACTGCACGAGTGGATTAAAGATTGCTCTAAGCAAATACAAACCAACAACTGTGGTTGTTCCGGTTGTGGTTTTTTTTGGAGTGATTGGCGCGATCCTCGAGGCCGGGCACGACTACATCCTTGCTCCTGTTGACCAGTATGGAAATATTGATAAGTCAGTTTTAAAAAACATCCCGGACAATTACATTGTGATGAATGTGCATATGAATAGCCGCGTGTCTGATTTGCGCGACTTCTCTCATCTCACAATTATTGATGACGCCGCTTCTGCCTTTGGTGGCAAATTTAAGGACGGCAAAGACCTGATCTACGATGCCCCTTACGATTCAGTGATTAGTTTCTCCTACGGGAAACCATTAACTGCTGGTGAAGGTGGAATTGTTTTTACAACAAATAATACAGAGTTTTATAAAGAAAAAAGATATTGTGGAATCACCAATCTCACTGGGACTTATGGAATAAGTGACTATGAGATCAATGAGATTACCACTAAAGCACCTTTTAATGCTTTGGGGGCAGCACTCGTTTCACTTCAGTTGGAGAAATTTAACGAGGACACAGAGAAGAGAAAAGCGCTTTCATTAGAGTTTGATAAACTCGCAGCCTTTAATCAGATCAAAAGTGATTTAAATGGAGTGTGCCTGACTTACTTCATGCGTTTTGCAACGAATGCTCAAAGAGAAGCAGCAAAAGAGTATTTTAATAATAACGGGATTCAGTGTTACCTGAATCACAAGCCATTATATATGTACAATGCCTTTAAAGACGCCAAGATGATGGAAGGGACGCGCGAGAGCGCTGAGGATTATTTCTCAAAAGCTCTGCACATCACAAGTCGATCGGATTTAAAGGTAGAAGAGATTGAGCATATTAAAGCTCACCTTTCTTCCTTAAGCAGGATCATTGCATGA